A genomic window from Mesorhizobium sp. 131-2-1 includes:
- a CDS encoding TonB-dependent hemoglobin/transferrin/lactoferrin family receptor: MAALMAGAAAIAILTSPAKAQQAAQPQVDSSKNTEETKPAEATLLDKILVLSRTGETAIQSLASASHVDREQLDRRMATTPNEMLLGVPGVTVQADARRVSSSINIRGLQDFGRVAVIVDGARQDFQRSDHGTQSTFYVDPELIKSVDVIRGPVANTYGSGAIGGVVFFDTKDAEDFLKPEENWAGSLTGRYESNGKGWTTSATGAHRLNENWDVLGNIVYRDYGDYKNGGGDTVAGTGFDVLSGLLKTTIRPSENSELKLGWVGSSDGWTETSSGVPANDVDLNSNTFTARYNITDDAKSWLDLHINASYNKTNLDLTTLVAQNRFDPQTGLPVVLPAGSTSTFDVGTTGIDIWNTSRFETAGIAHELTYGGDWVGDDIETGGTAGGDSFYTPSGKRNVSGAYIQDKLTWEWLEVITGLRYDSYSLKDSSNETSGDRLSPRVTVGVSPFESASLAGLQLYGTYAEGYRSPSLTETLISGNHPAGVTFPFLPNPDLRPETGKTVEFGVNYKQNDILEPGDALRLKAAYFNNNVDDYIDGVVLSAFDPTSGCPFGPGIPICFQYQNFAKAKINGFELESVYDAGWGYAGLSASIVNGHTISYEGVRADLATIPSSQVTAQLGLRFLEDKLTVGGEVQYNAKPKGNPVAKDYTLVNAFASYQATDNLKVDFRADNLFDVKYTNPLNGSTTAVLYEPGVTLKLAATIRFGG; the protein is encoded by the coding sequence ATGGCTGCGCTCATGGCCGGCGCGGCGGCAATCGCGATCCTGACATCGCCGGCAAAGGCGCAACAGGCCGCTCAGCCGCAGGTCGATTCGTCAAAGAACACGGAAGAGACGAAGCCGGCTGAGGCGACGCTGCTCGACAAGATCCTGGTCCTAAGCCGCACCGGCGAGACGGCGATCCAGTCTCTCGCCTCCGCCAGCCATGTCGACAGGGAGCAGCTCGACCGCCGCATGGCGACGACGCCGAACGAGATGCTACTTGGCGTGCCTGGCGTGACCGTGCAGGCCGACGCGCGCCGCGTCAGCTCCAGCATCAATATCCGTGGCCTGCAGGATTTCGGCCGTGTCGCGGTCATCGTCGACGGCGCCAGGCAGGATTTCCAGCGCTCCGACCACGGCACGCAGTCGACCTTCTATGTCGACCCCGAGCTGATCAAATCGGTCGACGTGATCCGCGGTCCGGTCGCCAACACCTATGGCTCCGGCGCCATCGGCGGCGTCGTCTTCTTCGACACCAAGGATGCCGAGGATTTCCTCAAGCCGGAGGAAAACTGGGCCGGCTCGCTCACCGGCCGTTATGAAAGCAACGGCAAGGGCTGGACCACCAGCGCCACCGGCGCCCACCGCCTCAACGAGAACTGGGATGTGCTGGGTAACATCGTCTACCGCGACTATGGCGACTACAAGAATGGCGGCGGCGACACTGTCGCCGGCACCGGCTTCGACGTGCTGAGCGGCCTGCTCAAGACAACGATCCGCCCCAGCGAAAACAGCGAACTGAAGCTCGGCTGGGTCGGCTCCAGCGACGGCTGGACGGAGACCAGCAGCGGCGTGCCGGCGAACGATGTCGACCTGAATTCGAACACCTTCACCGCCCGCTACAACATCACCGATGACGCCAAGAGCTGGCTCGACCTCCACATCAACGCCTCCTACAACAAGACCAACCTCGATCTGACGACGCTTGTTGCGCAAAACCGGTTCGATCCGCAAACCGGTCTGCCCGTCGTGCTGCCGGCCGGCTCGACCTCGACCTTCGATGTCGGCACAACCGGCATCGACATTTGGAACACGTCGCGATTCGAGACCGCCGGCATCGCGCACGAGCTGACCTATGGCGGCGACTGGGTCGGCGACGACATCGAGACCGGTGGCACGGCCGGCGGCGACAGCTTCTACACACCGTCGGGCAAGCGCAATGTCTCCGGCGCCTACATCCAGGACAAGCTCACCTGGGAATGGCTCGAGGTCATCACCGGCCTGCGCTACGACAGCTACAGCCTGAAGGACTCGAGCAACGAGACATCGGGCGACAGGCTGTCGCCGCGCGTCACCGTTGGGGTGTCTCCGTTCGAAAGCGCCAGTCTTGCCGGCCTGCAGCTCTATGGCACCTACGCGGAAGGCTATCGCTCGCCGTCGCTGACCGAGACGCTGATCAGCGGCAACCATCCGGCCGGCGTCACCTTCCCGTTCCTGCCCAATCCCGATCTGCGGCCCGAGACCGGCAAGACCGTCGAATTCGGCGTCAACTACAAGCAGAACGACATCCTCGAACCCGGCGACGCGTTGCGCCTGAAGGCCGCCTACTTCAACAACAATGTCGACGACTACATCGACGGGGTCGTGCTGTCGGCTTTCGATCCGACCAGCGGCTGCCCGTTCGGCCCGGGCATCCCGATCTGCTTCCAGTACCAGAACTTCGCCAAGGCCAAGATCAACGGTTTCGAGCTGGAAAGCGTCTATGACGCCGGCTGGGGTTACGCGGGTCTTTCGGCCTCGATCGTCAACGGCCACACCATCTCATATGAAGGCGTGCGCGCCGACCTTGCCACCATCCCCTCCTCCCAGGTCACCGCACAGCTCGGCCTGCGTTTCCTCGAGGACAAGCTGACTGTCGGCGGCGAGGTGCAATACAACGCCAAGCCGAAAGGCAATCCGGTGGCCAAGGACTATACGCTGGTCAACGCCTTCGCCAGCTACCAGGCAACCGACAACCTCAAGGTCGACTTCCGCGCCGACAACCTGTTCGACGTCAAATACACCAACCCGCTGAACGGCAGCACGACCGCCGTCCTCTACGAACCCGGCGTCACGCTGAAGCTGGCGGCGACCATCCGCTTTGGAGGCTGA
- the hemP gene encoding hemin uptake protein HemP translates to MNTHNANDFRYRVRRSEDVATRFDRVPLAVRTLSSNTLFQGEHEIGIEHHGALYRLKITRQGKLILNK, encoded by the coding sequence ATGAACACCCACAACGCAAACGATTTCCGCTATCGCGTCCGTCGTTCCGAGGATGTTGCCACCCGCTTCGACCGGGTTCCGTTGGCGGTGAGGACGCTCTCCAGCAACACGCTGTTCCAGGGCGAGCACGAGATCGGCATCGAGCATCACGGCGCCCTCTACCGGCTGAAGATCACCCGCCAGGGCAAGCTCATCCTCAACAAGTAA
- a CDS encoding hemin-degrading factor: MDQRVKPTPHEIRRAREDNPKARERDLAAELGISEAELVAAHCGHGVVRVEPRVNHLLTGLEAVGEVMALTRNESAVHEKIGVYDKVVTGNHNAMVLGENIDLRIFPKVWAHGFAVEKRDGGDIRRSLQFFCASGEAMHKVHLRPASNLYAYQKLVAELESSNQEPNVSVSAGGSDDEAEVEGQTASIDDLRDRWSRLADVHQFFGMLKTLKLSRRQAVRMVGQDYAWLLDRDAVGAMFHHAAEGAMPIMCFVGNRGCIQIHSGPIKSVKPMGPWINVLDETFHLHLRNDHIHEVWAVRKPTKDGHVTSLEAYGADGKMIIQFFSKRHEGGGEREDWRFLAENLPRVPSPTAA, translated from the coding sequence ATGGACCAGCGCGTGAAACCCACACCGCATGAAATCCGGCGGGCGCGGGAAGACAATCCGAAAGCGCGCGAGCGCGACCTTGCCGCCGAGCTCGGCATCTCGGAGGCGGAACTTGTGGCGGCCCATTGCGGGCATGGCGTCGTGCGGGTCGAGCCACGCGTCAACCATCTGCTGACAGGCCTTGAAGCCGTCGGCGAGGTGATGGCGCTGACCCGCAACGAGAGCGCCGTGCACGAGAAGATCGGCGTCTACGACAAGGTCGTCACCGGCAACCACAACGCCATGGTGCTCGGCGAGAACATCGACCTACGCATCTTCCCGAAAGTCTGGGCGCACGGCTTTGCCGTCGAGAAGCGCGACGGTGGCGATATCCGCCGCAGCCTGCAATTCTTCTGCGCTTCGGGCGAGGCGATGCACAAGGTGCATCTCAGGCCCGCCTCAAACCTCTACGCCTACCAGAAGCTGGTGGCGGAACTGGAATCGTCCAACCAGGAGCCGAACGTTTCTGTGTCGGCAGGCGGGAGCGACGACGAGGCCGAGGTCGAGGGGCAGACGGCCAGCATCGACGACCTGCGCGACCGCTGGAGCAGGCTCGCGGATGTTCATCAGTTCTTCGGCATGCTGAAGACGTTGAAGCTCAGCCGCCGCCAGGCCGTGCGCATGGTCGGCCAGGATTATGCCTGGCTGCTCGACAGGGATGCCGTCGGCGCCATGTTCCATCACGCCGCCGAAGGCGCCATGCCGATCATGTGCTTCGTCGGAAATCGCGGCTGCATCCAGATCCATTCCGGTCCGATCAAGTCAGTCAAGCCGATGGGGCCGTGGATCAACGTGCTCGACGAGACGTTCCATCTTCATCTCAGGAACGACCACATCCACGAGGTCTGGGCCGTGCGCAAACCGACCAAGGACGGCCACGTCACCTCGCTCGAAGCCTATGGCGCCGACGGCAAGATGATCATCCAGTTCTTCAGCAAACGCCATGAAGGCGGGGGCGAGCGCGAAGACTGGCGGTTCCTGGCCGAGAATCTGCCGCGCGTTCCAAGCCCGACCGCCGCCTGA
- a CDS encoding heme/hemin ABC transporter substrate-binding protein yields the protein MVCLPRLSPLTLAPAIALSLLFAVPQARAEKAATAFTDTSKVVAIGGSITEIVYALGEQSHLAARDSTSRYPEAALKLPDVGYMRQLSPEGVLSVNPSAILALHGSGPKEAVEVLKRSRVPFIEVPEHYTHDGILEKIRVVGKALGVDAKADRLAAEVDAALNAAEKQTASITERKRILFVLSTQGGKILAAGSETAADGIVRLAGGVNAVEGLSGYKQMSDEAIVTARPDVILMMKNAGPAVSDDELFSNPSIASTPAGVARRVVRMDGGYLLGFGPRTAEAIHDLAVSLYGGQVTD from the coding sequence ATGGTTTGCTTGCCCAGGCTGTCGCCGCTGACGCTTGCCCCGGCGATCGCACTTTCGCTGCTCTTTGCTGTCCCGCAGGCACGCGCCGAGAAGGCCGCAACGGCCTTTACCGATACGTCGAAGGTCGTCGCCATCGGCGGTTCGATCACCGAGATCGTCTACGCGCTCGGCGAGCAGAGCCACCTGGCCGCCCGCGACTCGACCAGCCGCTATCCGGAAGCCGCGCTCAAGCTGCCCGACGTCGGCTACATGCGCCAGCTGTCGCCGGAAGGCGTGCTGTCGGTCAATCCGTCGGCAATACTGGCCCTGCATGGCAGTGGCCCGAAGGAAGCGGTCGAGGTGCTGAAGAGGTCGCGCGTTCCCTTCATAGAGGTGCCCGAGCACTACACCCATGACGGAATCCTCGAAAAGATCCGCGTCGTCGGCAAGGCGCTCGGCGTCGACGCCAAGGCGGACAGGCTGGCGGCCGAGGTGGATGCCGCACTGAATGCCGCCGAGAAGCAGACCGCTTCGATCACGGAGCGCAAGCGCATCCTGTTCGTGTTGTCGACGCAGGGCGGCAAGATCCTCGCCGCCGGCAGCGAGACCGCCGCCGACGGCATCGTCAGGCTGGCCGGCGGTGTCAATGCTGTCGAGGGCTTATCCGGTTACAAGCAGATGTCGGACGAAGCGATCGTCACCGCCAGGCCCGACGTCATCCTGATGATGAAGAATGCCGGGCCGGCGGTATCCGACGACGAGCTGTTCTCGAACCCGTCTATCGCCTCGACGCCGGCCGGTGTCGCCCGGAGGGTCGTCCGCATGGATGGCGGCTACCTGCTCGGCTTCGGGCCGCGCACGGCCGAGGCCATCCACGACCTTGCCGTCTCGCTTTATGGCGGCCAGGTAACGGACTGA
- a CDS encoding FecCD family ABC transporter permease, translating to MADQSIAGAAGRMAAAIEGDRSARARLVILLLCLALAVSVLLSLTSGASDASAVGVVRDWLLGSVPGDAALSARDRLIVYDIRLPRVLLGVLIGAALAVSGAVMQGLFRNPLADPGLIGVSAGSSLGAVAVIVLGATWLAPLTSALGTLALPLAAFTGGLAVTLLLYRIATRQGRTSVATMLLAGLALAALAMALTGILIFMADDRQLRDLTFWQLGSLAGATWQKIGSVGPVIVLALSAMPFLARGLNALALGEATAGHLGIPVQRLKYTAIIGVSAAVGASVAASGGIGFVGIVVPHLLRLLIGPDNRYLLPASALLGASLLLLADAVARTIVAPAELPIGIVTVVAGAPFFLWILLRKRGVIDL from the coding sequence ATGGCGGATCAGTCGATCGCCGGCGCGGCGGGCAGGATGGCGGCGGCGATCGAGGGCGACCGCTCGGCGCGCGCGCGTCTCGTCATTCTGCTTCTTTGCCTGGCGCTCGCCGTCTCGGTGCTGCTGTCGCTGACATCGGGCGCTTCTGACGCCTCGGCGGTCGGCGTGGTCCGCGACTGGCTCCTCGGGTCCGTGCCGGGCGATGCGGCATTGAGCGCGCGCGACCGGCTGATCGTCTACGACATCCGCCTGCCGCGCGTCCTGCTCGGGGTGCTGATCGGCGCCGCTCTCGCCGTGTCGGGCGCGGTGATGCAGGGGCTGTTCCGCAATCCGCTCGCCGACCCCGGCCTGATCGGCGTCTCGGCGGGCTCCAGCCTCGGCGCTGTCGCCGTCATCGTGCTCGGCGCGACCTGGCTTGCGCCGCTCACCTCGGCGCTCGGCACGCTGGCCTTGCCGCTAGCGGCCTTCACAGGCGGGTTGGCGGTGACGCTGCTGCTCTACCGTATCGCGACAAGGCAGGGCCGCACGTCTGTCGCCACCATGCTGCTTGCCGGCCTCGCTCTGGCCGCGCTTGCCATGGCGCTGACCGGCATATTGATCTTCATGGCCGACGACCGGCAGTTGCGCGACCTGACCTTCTGGCAGCTCGGCTCGCTCGCCGGCGCGACCTGGCAGAAGATCGGCTCGGTCGGGCCCGTCATCGTTCTGGCGCTGTCGGCGATGCCGTTCCTGGCGCGCGGCCTCAACGCGCTGGCGCTGGGCGAGGCGACCGCAGGCCATTTGGGCATCCCGGTTCAACGGCTGAAATACACGGCGATCATTGGCGTCTCGGCGGCGGTCGGCGCATCGGTGGCGGCGAGCGGCGGCATCGGCTTTGTCGGCATCGTCGTGCCGCATCTGCTGCGGCTGCTGATCGGGCCGGACAACCGCTATCTGCTGCCGGCATCCGCCTTGCTCGGCGCCTCATTGCTGCTGCTGGCCGACGCCGTCGCCCGCACCATCGTCGCGCCGGCAGAGCTGCCGATCGGCATCGTCACGGTGGTCGCCGGCGCGCCGTTCTTCCTGTGGATCCTGCTGCGCAAGCGCGGCGTGATCGACCTGTGA
- a CDS encoding heme ABC transporter ATP-binding protein yields MIDARDVSVAIGGKRIVAHVDFAARPGEIAAIVGPNGSGKTTFLKALSGELAYTGGIALNGRDLKAMKPAEAATYRAVLPQAATLSFPFTVREIVRLGLVGGHSGVLPGEDARLPERALARVDLDGFAGRFYQELSGGEQQRVQLARVLCQVWAPVLDGKPRYLFLDEPVSSLDVKHQLIIMDIARDFARRGGGVVAILHDLNLTAMYAGRIHVMHRGRLAAAGAPRDVLTDELIEKVFDCRLRVGVLPAANMPFVLPQSAA; encoded by the coding sequence ATGATCGACGCGCGCGATGTTTCGGTGGCGATCGGCGGCAAGCGCATCGTTGCCCATGTGGATTTCGCCGCACGGCCTGGCGAAATCGCCGCCATCGTCGGGCCCAACGGGTCCGGCAAGACGACTTTCCTCAAGGCGCTGTCGGGCGAGCTTGCCTATACGGGCGGCATCGCGCTCAACGGGCGCGACCTCAAGGCGATGAAGCCGGCGGAGGCGGCGACCTATCGCGCCGTGCTGCCGCAGGCGGCGACATTGTCCTTTCCGTTCACGGTGCGCGAGATCGTCAGGCTCGGCCTTGTCGGTGGCCACTCCGGCGTGCTGCCGGGCGAGGATGCGCGGCTGCCCGAACGGGCGCTGGCGCGCGTCGATCTCGACGGTTTCGCCGGCCGCTTCTACCAGGAGCTCTCAGGCGGCGAGCAGCAGCGCGTGCAGCTTGCCCGCGTGCTCTGTCAGGTCTGGGCGCCGGTGCTCGACGGCAAGCCTCGATATCTGTTCCTCGACGAGCCAGTGTCCAGCCTCGACGTCAAGCATCAGCTGATCATCATGGACATTGCCCGCGACTTCGCCAGGCGCGGCGGCGGCGTTGTCGCCATACTGCACGATCTCAACCTGACCGCCATGTATGCCGGCCGCATTCACGTCATGCATCGCGGCCGGCTCGCCGCCGCGGGCGCGCCGAGAGATGTGCTGACCGATGAACTGATCGAGAAGGTGTTCGATTGCCGGCTGAGAGTGGGCGTATTGCCGGCAGCCAACATGCCGTTCGTGCTGCCGCAGTCCGCGGCCTAG
- the rirA gene encoding iron-responsive transcriptional regulator RirA, producing MRLTRQTNYAMRILMYCAANTERLSRIPEIAAAYSVSELFLFKILQPLVENGLVETVRGRNGGVRLGRPAEQISLFDVVRVTEESFAMAECFENDAAECPLVDSCALNSALREALNAFFAVLSRYTIADLVAARPNVRHLLGIDMLEQRAPAA from the coding sequence ATGCGGCTGACGCGCCAGACCAACTACGCCATGCGCATCCTGATGTATTGCGCCGCCAACACCGAACGGCTGAGCCGCATCCCGGAGATCGCCGCCGCCTATTCGGTGTCTGAGCTGTTCCTGTTCAAGATCCTGCAGCCGCTGGTCGAGAACGGCCTCGTCGAGACGGTGCGCGGCAGGAATGGCGGCGTCAGGCTCGGCCGCCCGGCCGAGCAGATCAGCCTGTTCGACGTCGTGCGGGTGACCGAAGAGAGCTTCGCCATGGCCGAATGCTTCGAGAACGATGCGGCCGAATGCCCACTGGTCGACAGCTGCGCGCTGAATTCGGCGCTGCGCGAGGCGCTCAACGCCTTCTTCGCCGTACTTTCCCGCTACACCATCGCCGACCTGGTGGCAGCGCGCCCGAACGTGCGCCATCTGCTTGGCATCGACATGCTGGAGCAGCGAGCCCCCGCCGCCTGA
- a CDS encoding DUF445 domain-containing protein, translating into MSQAAPAMNHVRFDTDADAKLAALRRTKLVAAAALALCVLVFALAKSFEGAYPWLGFVAAFAEAATIGGLADWYAVVALFRRPLGLPIPHTAIIPENQNRIADNLGRFIEVNFLAPEPVREKLAEVDFSALVADWLADAERAAGLSRFVVRLVPQTLAAVEQSGLRGFVTSRMLDEVEKVPLAPLAAELLSALTDDRRHQRLFDEFTRVIGRFLNDEEALSAMREKIREELPSLFNLFRADAYLLKKIVASAGTLLEEVRADPDHPMRAEFDRFAQGFIERLRTSKQYARRAEQLKRDFLARPEMKALAGNMWESLRLFIEQDARAENSLIRAHLANMFVEVGRHLAGDAQIRADMNQGFVVALSSFVDSQKSGVSKFIADQVKRWDLAQLTRLIEMNIGRDLQYIRFNGMIIGGLAGIVLYTAERLFLVN; encoded by the coding sequence ATGTCACAAGCGGCCCCGGCTATGAACCATGTCCGATTCGACACGGACGCCGATGCCAAGCTTGCTGCGCTGCGGCGCACCAAGCTGGTGGCCGCCGCGGCGCTGGCGCTTTGCGTTCTTGTCTTTGCGCTCGCCAAGTCGTTCGAGGGCGCCTATCCGTGGCTCGGCTTCGTCGCCGCCTTCGCCGAAGCGGCGACCATCGGCGGCCTCGCCGACTGGTACGCGGTGGTGGCACTGTTCAGACGCCCGCTCGGCCTGCCGATTCCGCACACGGCCATCATCCCGGAGAACCAGAACCGGATCGCCGACAATCTCGGCCGCTTCATCGAGGTGAATTTCCTGGCGCCGGAGCCGGTGCGCGAGAAGCTGGCCGAGGTCGACTTTTCCGCCTTGGTCGCCGACTGGCTGGCAGATGCCGAGCGCGCCGCCGGGCTGTCGCGCTTCGTCGTGCGCCTAGTGCCGCAGACGCTTGCCGCCGTCGAACAGTCCGGCCTGCGCGGCTTCGTCACCAGCCGCATGCTGGATGAGGTCGAGAAAGTGCCGCTGGCCCCGCTCGCCGCCGAACTCCTGTCAGCGCTCACAGACGACCGCCGCCACCAGAGGCTGTTCGACGAATTCACCAGGGTGATCGGCCGCTTCCTCAACGACGAGGAGGCGCTCTCCGCCATGCGCGAGAAGATCCGCGAGGAACTGCCGTCGCTGTTCAATCTGTTTCGCGCCGACGCCTACCTTCTGAAGAAGATCGTGGCTTCGGCCGGCACGCTGCTCGAGGAGGTGCGGGCCGATCCCGACCATCCGATGCGGGCCGAATTCGACCGTTTCGCGCAAGGCTTTATCGAGCGGCTGAGGACGTCGAAGCAATATGCCAGGCGGGCCGAGCAGCTGAAGCGCGATTTCCTGGCGCGGCCGGAAATGAAGGCGCTAGCGGGCAACATGTGGGAAAGCCTGCGGCTGTTCATCGAGCAGGACGCCAGGGCGGAGAATTCGTTGATCCGCGCCCATCTGGCCAACATGTTCGTCGAGGTCGGTCGTCATCTGGCCGGCGACGCGCAGATCAGGGCCGACATGAACCAGGGCTTCGTGGTGGCGCTGTCGTCCTTCGTCGACAGCCAGAAGAGCGGAGTGTCGAAATTCATCGCCGATCAGGTCAAGCGCTGGGATCTCGCCCAGCTCACCCGGCTGATCGAAATGAACATCGGCCGGGACCTGCAATACATCCGCTTCAACGGCATGATCATCGGCGGCCTTGCCGGCATTGTGCTCTACACGGCCGAACGGTTGTTCCTCGTCAATTGA
- a CDS encoding phasin family protein has product MAKQPESDSFLDMFSRFGRDLKVPNVDVEAIISHHRKNLEALEKSAKAGAAGASSLLTRQREMVQEALREITDLAQNYRAPGNPQELMTRQAEFARKSFETALKNAGEVAEMARKSGTESIEILRERIKDAMAEIRSGYEKK; this is encoded by the coding sequence ATGGCGAAACAACCGGAATCCGACTCGTTCCTGGACATGTTCAGCAGATTCGGCCGCGACCTGAAGGTGCCGAATGTCGATGTCGAGGCGATAATCAGCCACCACCGCAAGAATCTCGAAGCGCTCGAAAAGTCCGCCAAAGCAGGCGCGGCCGGGGCGTCCTCGCTGCTCACCCGGCAGCGCGAGATGGTGCAAGAGGCGCTGCGCGAAATCACCGATCTGGCACAAAACTACCGGGCGCCCGGCAATCCGCAGGAATTGATGACGAGGCAGGCGGAGTTCGCGCGCAAATCCTTCGAGACGGCGCTGAAGAATGCCGGCGAGGTGGCTGAAATGGCCAGGAAATCCGGCACCGAATCCATCGAGATCCTGCGCGAGCGCATCAAGGACGCGATGGCGGAAATTCGCTCCGGCTACGAGAAGAAGTGA
- a CDS encoding MaoC family dehydratase, with protein sequence MTEARPRTPPTFEQLRTMAGEELGVSEWTTVDQRRIDQFAECTGDHQWIHVDPERARRQSPFRTTIAHGYLTLSIIGALALEMGIVPENTQAAFNYGFDKVRFLAPVKVGSRIRLRITLLSMEDRGPGQYLMKAANTVEIEGEQKPALTAETLVMLYERRKRAGV encoded by the coding sequence ATGACGGAAGCACGGCCGAGGACGCCGCCGACCTTCGAGCAGCTGAGGACGATGGCCGGGGAGGAACTCGGAGTCTCGGAATGGACGACGGTCGACCAGCGCCGCATCGACCAGTTCGCCGAATGCACAGGCGACCACCAGTGGATTCATGTCGACCCTGAAAGGGCGCGGCGGCAGAGTCCGTTCCGCACCACGATCGCGCATGGCTATCTGACGCTTTCGATCATCGGCGCGCTGGCGCTGGAGATGGGCATCGTGCCCGAAAACACCCAGGCCGCCTTCAATTACGGCTTCGACAAGGTGCGCTTCCTGGCTCCGGTTAAGGTCGGATCGAGAATAAGACTCCGCATCACGCTGCTGTCGATGGAGGACAGGGGTCCCGGCCAGTATCTGATGAAGGCCGCCAACACGGTCGAGATCGAGGGCGAGCAGAAGCCGGCCCTGACCGCCGAGACGCTGGTCATGCTCTACGAGCGCCGCAAGCGGGCAGGAGTTTAG
- a CDS encoding MFS transporter encodes MTDIAEKAETGWNDNATNPARPVGLALASLSLATLLSSLGTSIASVGLPALMQAFGASFQSVQWVVLAYLLAITTMIVSAGRLADIAGRRPLLLGGIALYTAASALCALAPTLGLLIAARTAQGLGAAVMMVLTLAFVAGTVPKARTGSAMGLLGAMSSIGTMLGPSLGGLLIAGAGWRAIFLVNVPFGVLAFALAWRALPAGGRSEPESKAFDPLGTVLIALTLAAYALAMTLGRGSFGLLNLGLLAVAALGVALFIVIELKVETPLVRLAAFGDPVLSASLAMSLIVATVVMGQLVVAPFYLSRALGLDPATVGLVLSTAPLVATLAALPAGRLVDRFGAQPMMIAGLSSLVLGAFAMSSIRIAFGIPGYVVPVLALSSGYALFQTANNAAVMSGATADQRGVVSGLVNLSRNLGLITGASLMGAIFAAASAGTDATATLLGMQLTFRVAMALALVALGLAVFCRRAAARRKTRA; translated from the coding sequence ATGACAGACATCGCGGAAAAAGCCGAGACCGGCTGGAATGACAACGCCACGAACCCGGCCCGGCCCGTTGGATTGGCGCTTGCAAGCCTGTCGCTCGCAACGCTGCTGTCCTCGCTTGGCACCAGCATTGCCAGCGTCGGCCTGCCGGCGCTGATGCAGGCGTTCGGCGCGTCGTTCCAGTCCGTGCAATGGGTAGTGCTGGCCTATCTACTGGCCATCACCACCATGATCGTCAGCGCCGGGCGGCTGGCCGACATCGCCGGCCGCCGGCCGCTGCTGCTTGGCGGCATCGCCCTTTACACGGCCGCCTCCGCGCTCTGCGCGCTGGCCCCGACGCTTGGCCTGCTGATCGCGGCGCGCACCGCGCAGGGCCTCGGCGCAGCGGTGATGATGGTGCTGACGCTGGCCTTCGTCGCCGGCACCGTCCCCAAGGCCAGAACCGGCAGCGCCATGGGCCTGCTCGGCGCCATGTCGTCGATCGGCACCATGCTTGGTCCGTCGCTCGGCGGGTTGCTGATCGCCGGCGCCGGCTGGCGGGCGATCTTCCTGGTCAATGTGCCGTTCGGCGTGCTGGCTTTCGCGCTCGCCTGGCGCGCTCTGCCCGCCGGCGGCAGATCCGAGCCGGAAAGCAAGGCCTTCGATCCGCTCGGAACGGTTCTGATCGCTTTGACGCTGGCCGCCTATGCGCTGGCCATGACGCTGGGCAGGGGCAGCTTCGGCCTGCTCAACCTCGGTCTCCTGGCCGTTGCTGCGCTCGGCGTTGCCCTGTTCATCGTGATCGAATTGAAGGTCGAAACGCCACTCGTGCGGCTGGCCGCATTCGGCGACCCTGTGCTGAGCGCAAGCCTCGCCATGAGCCTCATCGTGGCGACGGTGGTGATGGGCCAGTTGGTGGTGGCGCCGTTCTACCTCTCCCGGGCGCTCGGCCTCGACCCCGCGACGGTCGGACTGGTTCTGTCCACGGCGCCTTTGGTCGCGACGCTGGCGGCATTGCCGGCCGGGCGGCTGGTCGACCGCTTCGGCGCCCAGCCGATGATGATCGCCGGCCTGTCCTCGCTCGTCCTCGGCGCGTTTGCCATGTCGTCGATCCGGATCGCGTTCGGCATTCCCGGCTACGTCGTGCCGGTCCTGGCCCTGAGCAGCGGCTATGCCCTGTTCCAAACCGCGAACAATGCCGCGGTGATGAGCGGTGCGACCGCCGACCAGCGCGGTGTCGTTTCGGGCCTCGTCAACCTGTCGCGCAATCTCGGCCTGATCACCGGCGCATCGCTGATGGGCGCCATATTCGCCGCGGCGTCGGCAGGAACGGACGCAACGGCGACCTTGCTCGGCATGCAGCTCACATTCCGGGTCGCGATGGCGCTTGCGCTGGTTGCGCTTGGCCTTGCCGTATTCTGCCGGCGCGCGGCTGCTAGGCGCAAGACGCGGGCTTAG